The following are encoded in a window of Bremerella alba genomic DNA:
- a CDS encoding tetratricopeptide repeat protein, producing MKNYASLNLKRIHPLAEAVDTIGVTDYCAWQAPKILHAFLIDLAQLMSDGGSFSVSEDADYEVSPALRKQLQRLFDHASQMMSKPKYDYDYAHSLLADCCKKDPANLAYVEKMFENLDLKFKGKKKGSLFSGFGGKGGLKKALSAKKWQDVIKEGVDLLKSNPYDSVTLRAMVDACEAMRYNEVGLRYMKNAMDGSPGDMEVMRHCARYLGRVGQFDQAIALWHFVEEKNRGDKEANQMISQLTIDRQRRARGLATVTNRIDPADAAKVRRRQASQEEGEKKSEVQERPATKIELNEKQKLKAKIEADPDQQENYLKLIDMWVQEEKFFEAEAVWKEAQAHFGDSMVLTEKREDLLILKARHRYKMAENQASSQSSTQLLELVETAKNDLNRLELEIYTKRNERHPEDLLIKYELSLRLKRLGNYEQAEKLFDEIALADEKLLAICYLGKGECLQARKKFVTAMEMYEEALNYSDNLSSERLKLLLYRAGVLAQGLKEWSSAMTLLKRLEKMDPAYKDVKRRLDKLK from the coding sequence ATGAAAAATTACGCTTCCCTGAATTTAAAACGAATCCACCCTCTGGCGGAAGCGGTTGATACAATAGGAGTAACGGATTATTGTGCTTGGCAAGCACCAAAAATTCTTCATGCATTTCTGATTGATCTGGCCCAGCTTATGTCTGACGGTGGAAGTTTCTCAGTTTCCGAAGATGCCGATTACGAAGTTTCGCCTGCGCTGCGGAAACAGCTGCAGCGGCTGTTTGATCACGCCTCGCAAATGATGAGCAAACCGAAATACGACTATGATTATGCGCATAGTCTGCTCGCAGATTGCTGCAAGAAGGACCCCGCGAACCTGGCGTACGTCGAGAAGATGTTCGAAAACCTCGACTTGAAGTTCAAGGGAAAGAAAAAAGGCTCGCTGTTTTCTGGTTTCGGCGGCAAGGGTGGCCTGAAGAAAGCGCTTTCGGCCAAAAAATGGCAGGATGTCATTAAGGAAGGGGTCGATCTGCTCAAAAGCAATCCCTACGACAGCGTTACCCTGCGGGCAATGGTCGATGCGTGCGAAGCGATGCGCTACAACGAGGTGGGCCTGCGTTACATGAAAAACGCAATGGACGGCTCGCCAGGCGACATGGAGGTCATGCGTCACTGTGCTCGTTATTTGGGACGGGTTGGCCAGTTCGATCAGGCAATCGCCCTCTGGCACTTCGTCGAAGAGAAGAATCGCGGCGACAAGGAAGCGAATCAGATGATTTCGCAGCTGACGATCGACCGCCAACGCCGAGCCCGAGGCCTAGCCACCGTCACCAACCGGATTGATCCGGCCGACGCAGCCAAAGTCCGCCGCCGACAAGCGTCCCAAGAAGAGGGTGAAAAGAAGTCCGAAGTACAGGAACGACCTGCCACAAAGATCGAACTGAACGAGAAGCAAAAGCTAAAAGCCAAGATCGAAGCCGATCCGGATCAGCAAGAGAACTATCTGAAGTTGATCGATATGTGGGTCCAGGAAGAAAAGTTCTTCGAGGCCGAGGCGGTCTGGAAAGAGGCCCAGGCCCACTTTGGCGACTCGATGGTACTCACCGAAAAACGCGAAGATCTGCTGATCCTCAAGGCCCGACATCGCTACAAAATGGCGGAAAACCAGGCCTCGTCTCAATCCAGCACGCAGCTTCTAGAGCTGGTTGAAACGGCTAAGAACGACCTGAATCGGTTGGAATTGGAAATCTATACCAAACGCAACGAGCGCCATCCGGAAGACTTGTTGATCAAATACGAACTCAGTTTACGGCTCAAACGCCTGGGCAATTACGAACAAGCCGAAAAACTCTTTGACGAAATCGCACTCGCGGATGAAAAACTTTTAGCAATTTGCTACTTGGGCAAAGGAGAGTGTCTTCAGGCTCGCAAAAAATTCGTGACGGCCATGGAGATGTACGAAGAAGCCCTAAACTATTCTGACAACTTGAGTTCCGAACGATTAAAGCTGCTTCTGTATCGGGCCGGCGTGCTCGCTCAGGGGCTCAAAGAGTGGTCTTCGGCCATGACTTTGCTCAAAAGGCTCGAGAAAATGGATCCAGCCTATAAAGATGTGAAGCGACGGCTAGACAAACTCAAGTAA
- the rpsT gene encoding 30S ribosomal protein S20 has translation MPNTKSAQKRLRQNAVRRTHNRAVKSSIRSTIRKVREAVSAKEFEKADELFRVAVKKLDKAGAKHVFHQKTTSRLKSRLNQHIKSAKDKATA, from the coding sequence ATGCCCAATACCAAGAGCGCCCAAAAACGTCTTCGCCAGAATGCTGTTCGCCGTACGCACAATCGTGCGGTCAAGTCTTCGATTCGTTCCACGATCCGCAAGGTTCGAGAAGCCGTTTCCGCTAAGGAATTCGAAAAGGCAGACGAACTGTTCCGCGTCGCGGTCAAAAAGCTGGACAAAGCTGGCGCCAAGCACGTGTTCCACCAAAAGACCACGTCGCGTTTGAAGTCGCGTCTGAATCAGCACATCAAGTCCGCCAAGGACA